One stretch of Prunus persica cultivar Lovell chromosome G1, Prunus_persica_NCBIv2, whole genome shotgun sequence DNA includes these proteins:
- the LOC18791305 gene encoding uncharacterized protein LOC18791305 has protein sequence MASMMALLRSSRGNMACVFGTRRWNHVAAMPPPFDGVMEPKILSPQLVLPGSDRDPAQNNNIGFGFPSFLFGGSMELMAVPKRKTSPHKRGIRNGPKALKPVPVIIRCRACGRVKLPHFFCCSGDRGNGHERDGSTS, from the exons ATGGCGTCGATGATGGCATTGCTAAGGAGCAGCAGAGGAAACATGGCGTGCGTTTTCGGCACGAGGAGGTGGAACCACGTCGCAGCCATGCCTCCGCCGTTCGATGGAGTCATGGAACCTAAGATTTTATCGCCACAGTTGGTTCTGCCCGGGTCTGATCGGGACCCAGCGCAGAATAACAACATCGGATTCGGGTTCCCCAGTTTCTTGTTCGGTGGATCGATGGAACTCATGGCTGTCCCCAAGAGAAAG ACTTCTCCCCACAAGAGAGGCATAAGAAATGGCCCCAAGGCCTTGAAACCTGTTCCAGTGATAATCCGATGCAG GGCTTGCGGGCGTGTTAAGCTGCCACACTTTTTTTGTTGCAGTGGAGATCGGGGAAATGGCCATGAGCGTGATGGCTCAACAAGTTGA
- the LOC18793596 gene encoding small ubiquitin-related modifier 1, which produces MSRGRSDEDTVKLKVQYNKDGVQTFFRVKRSIKLQKLMEAFCKKRSLDPKSMQFTFDGVGLEKNKTPEELGMEDGDEIDALELVDGA; this is translated from the exons ATGTCTAGAGGTCGATCTGATGAAGACACTGTGAAGCTCAAGGTTCAGTACAACAAG GATGGAGTTCAAACTTTTTTCCGGGTTAAACGAAGCATCAAACTGCAAAAACTCATGGAAGCCTTCTGCAAAAAGCGTTCCCTTGACCCCAAATCAATGCAATTCACGTTTGATGGCGTCGGACTCGAGAAGAACAAAACTCCGGAGGAG CTTGGAATGGAAGATGGTGATGAGATCGATGCCCTTGAGCTCGTTGATGGAGCTTGA
- the LOC109946606 gene encoding LOW QUALITY PROTEIN: transcription initiation factor TFIID subunit 1-like (The sequence of the model RefSeq protein was modified relative to this genomic sequence to represent the inferred CDS: deleted 3 bases in 2 codons): MGYDSCDEEVYEEFGRGNRFLGFMFGNVNESGDLDVDYLDDDAKEHLAAFSDKLGPSLIKLDHTDVEQEYDGNKADNAVDYFDFDEDFKEEDHDPLLPRNEYDLYVDQVPLASLVPTTTTGSVFDDENYDEEEIEEQVEHDHVVATENKVDVDVDVQTIYLPAEEGQVFSDKSCTLTPTPLPVLCIEDGLAILRFSEIFGADHDRLSYSAPKHRHTKSMDVSDDIVEDDEEEAFLPGFQSLTVKHGISVSSFKDDDSNFTKLKDSCFVAEPMKQDLTVHVSEERERQSPLVSKFFPLDQQDWADGIVWGNSPIASDSDVESCEISGPDHEASVKNDTEPDNGPQNMLHNSSSSNSSLTFSASRCHPQILSLDVDVSADGTRQNAGEKLQQSDGARQLIRKLASQNRDMLEGSWLDQIIWDPDSDTPTEKPKLVIDLQDEQMLFEVLDNKDSEHQRLHSMAMMVSRPLKPSNGDSFELIDNEGQFGWQDVASDRYYSKSKRHKHTARGIKVYQSQPALGKKKSAACRGRTTVTGADHTDPRRLSMEAAREVLLRFGVSDELIARQTRWHRIAMISKLSSEQAASGVKVQSFSSAIGGDENENGCEGNNGDLGSFAGYLESLLDAEECDQEGLGLGDDHESKHDKPDGVKGLKKRSQLSIPLTEEEIEDEATEQSRLLMDDDKTARKKKKVRFVEEAGLAPGSQTCFGIEIQRGVKQIIGAAKAKGSYTSKENPVGDAKVTGNLPKRNKTGKCKGIRNNYATEDTGLMNKKLIISINGDKGFQEKKSARQSFNCGACDQPGHMRTNKNCPKYMHGEDIDRASQKSATLNPSCQSQPKTRAKEMIPKSSATKISVVEASQVENLGLSTKLPRLKFKCGPNKIKSENVPVEPPSVNHDTESQKATVVIQAPANTDREEVESSQQQGPSAEAKKEPHRCHKKIVIKLPKKLLI, translated from the exons ATGGGTTACGATTCGTGTGATGAGGAAGTTTACGAGGAGTTTGGTAGGGGTAATCGATTTCTGGGGTTCATGTTTGGCAATGTCAATGAATCTGGTGATCTTGACGTCGATTATCTTGACGACGATGCAAAGGAACATCTTGCTGCGTTTTCTGACAAGCTCGGCCCATCTTTGATAAAACTAGATCATACGGATGTTGAACAAGAATATGATGGTAACAAGGCTGACAATGCAGttgattattttgattttgatgaggATTTTAAGGAGGAGGACCATGACCCCTTGTTGCCCAGAAACGAATATGATCTTTATGTTGATCAAGTCCCATTGGCTTCTTTGGTGCCCACTACCACCACGGGTTCTGTGTTTGATGATGAAAATTATGATGAGGAGGAAATTGAAGAGCAAGTGGAACATGATCATGTGGTTGCAACTGAAAACAAAGTTGATGTTGATGTTGATGttcaaactatttatttaccagctgAGGAGGGTCAAGTGTTTTCGGATAAAAGTTGCACTTTAACTCCCACTCCACTGCCAGTTCTATGCATAGAAGATGGATTGGCTATCTTACGATTTTCGGAAATCTTTGGTGCAGATCATGATAGGCTTAGCTACTCCGCTCCTAAACATAGGCATACGAAATCCATGGATGTTTCTGATGATATTGTtgaagacgacgaagaagaggCATTCTTGCCAGGATTTCAGTCTTTGACAGTGAAACATGGCATCTCAGTGTCCTCATTCAAGGATGATGATTCGAACttcacaaaattaaaagactCGTGTTTTGTTGCTGAACCAATGAAACAGGATCTAACAGTACATGTTTCTGAGGAAAGGGAAAGGCAATCACCTTTGGTTTCTAAATTTTTCCCTCTTGATCAACAAGACTGGGCAGATGGAATTGTTTGGGGCAATTCTCCTATAGCAAGCGACAGTGACGTTGAGAGTTGTGAAATATCAGGACCTGATCATGAAGCCTCAGTTAAAAATGACACAGAACCTGATAATGGGCCACAAAATATGCTGCATAATAGCTCATCTAGTAATTCATCACTTACTTTCTCAGCAAGCAGATGCCATCCCCAAATTTTGAGCCTAGACGTGGATGTCAGTGCAGACGGTACAAGGCAGAATGCTGGTGAGAAGCTTCAACAGAGTGATGGTGCGAGGCAATTAATTCGCAAACTTGCTTCACAAAACCGGGACATGCTGGAAGGATCTTGGTTAGACCAAATAATATGGGACCCTGATAGTGATACACCTACTGAGAAGCCAAAGCTTGTCATAGATCTTCAAGATGAGCAAATGCTTTTTGAGGTTTTGGATAACAAGGACAGTGAACATCAAAGGCTTCATTCAATGGCCATGATGGTATCTCGCCCTCTAAAGCCGAGCAATGGAGATTCTTTTGAGCTGATAGATAATGAAGGTCAATTTGGTTGGCAAGATGTTGCAAGTGATAGATATTATTCAAAGAGCAAGAGGCATAAACACACAGCGAGAGGCATAAAGGTTTATCAATCCCAACCTGCACTGGGGAAGAAAAAGTCTGCTGCTTGTCGAGGACGCACCACTGTTACTGGAGCAGATCATACTGATCCGCGCAGACTAAGCATGGAGGCTGCACGAGAGGTTCTTCTTAGATTCGGTGTTTCTGATGAACTGATTGCGAGGCAGACTAGATGGCATCGGATTGCAATGATAAGCAAGCTTTCCAGTGAGCAAGCTGCATCTGGGGTCAAAGTTCAGAGTTTTTCTTCAGCCATAGGTGGGGATGAAAATGAGAATGGCTGTGAAGGAAATAATGGCGATCTAGGTTCTTTTGCAGGCTATTTGGAAAGTCTGCTTGATGCAGAAGAATGTGATCAAGAAGGTCTAGGCCTGGGAGATGACCATGAATCCAAGCATGATAAACCGGATGGTGTCAAAGGGCTTAAAAAGAGAAGCCAGCTATCCATCCCTCTGACAGAagaggaaattgaagatgaagcAACTGAACAAAGCAGGCTGCTCATGGATGATGATAAGACtgcgaggaagaagaagaaagtaaGATTTGTGGAGGAAGCAGGGTTGGCTCCCGGCTCGCAAACATGTTTTGGTATCGAAATCCAGAGAGGC GTGAAGCAAATCATTGGTGCAGCCAAAGCTAAGGGATCCTATACTTCAAAAGAGAATCCAGTTGGAGATGCAAAAGTTACTGGTAATCTTCCCAAAAGAAACAAGACCGGAAAATGTAAAGGAATTAGAAATAATTATGCTACTGAAGATACCGGTCTGATGAATAAGAAActgataatatcaataaatggAGATAAGGGGTTTCAGGAGAAGAAGTCAGCGAGACAGAGTTTCAACTGTGGAGCATGTGATCAGCCTGGACACATGAGAACAAACAAGAACTGCCCCAAGTATATGCATGGAGAAGATATCGATAGAGCTTCTCAAAAATCGGCTACTCTTAATCCATCTTGTCAATCTCAGCCGAAAACAAGGGCAAAGGAGATGATACCTAAAAGCTCTGCAACGAAAATTTCG GTGGTTGAAGCTTCCCAGGTTGAAAACCTTGGTCTGAGCACAAAGCTTCCTagattgaaattcaaatgtgGCCCTAACAAAATAAAGTCTGAAAATGTGCCAGTTGAACCCCCTAGTGTGAACCATGATACTGAATCACAAAAGGCAACTGTAGTTATACAGGCACCAGCAAATACAGATAGAGAAGAGGTGGAAAGTTCCCAACAGCAAGGGCCATCTGCGGAAGCAAAGAAAGAGCCACATCGATGTCATAagaaaattgtaattaaactTCCGAAAAAACTACTGATTTAG